A stretch of the Candidatus Binataceae bacterium genome encodes the following:
- a CDS encoding sigma-54 dependent transcriptional regulator: protein MAKILVVDDDRNIRRMLAATLEGAGHRVTEADSAERALELVAPGDTDVVLSDIRMAGMDGFGLLKALKHKGPAVQVIMMTAYGSIPDAVEAMRFGAYDYLPKPFSAEHIRRVVARALEVKELRAENRRLKAEVELLSEREVFLTASGASRKLAETAAQVAVSDATILLTGESGTGKSMLSSYIHSKSPRKDGPFVQVTCTTLSEHLLESELFGHVRGAFTGAIKDKPGRLEAAAGGTVLLDEIGDLSPVVQSKLLYFLQEKTFERVGGTATIKVDVRIVAATNQNLEQLVQQKRFREDLYYRLNVIEIQVPALRERPAEIPRLAVHFIERAALRHKKNPLPLSPEAQKALTAYSWPGNVRELKNVVERAVVLSRGDSIALSDLPDRLLAGTRSLDQSQTLEEIERRHIELVLEQAVTLEEAADMLGINVATLWRKRRKYGLE, encoded by the coding sequence TTGGCTAAGATTTTGGTCGTTGACGACGACCGCAACATACGCCGGATGCTCGCAGCCACCCTGGAGGGGGCGGGACACCGCGTTACCGAAGCCGACAGCGCCGAACGCGCCCTGGAACTAGTCGCGCCGGGCGACACCGATGTCGTACTTAGCGATATCCGGATGGCGGGAATGGACGGCTTTGGACTGCTGAAGGCGCTGAAGCACAAAGGCCCCGCGGTGCAGGTCATCATGATGACCGCGTACGGTTCTATCCCGGACGCGGTCGAGGCGATGCGGTTTGGTGCCTACGATTATTTGCCCAAGCCGTTCAGCGCGGAACACATTCGACGGGTGGTGGCCCGTGCGCTCGAGGTCAAGGAACTGCGCGCCGAGAATCGTCGGCTGAAGGCCGAAGTCGAGCTCCTCTCCGAACGGGAGGTTTTTCTTACCGCCAGCGGCGCCAGCCGCAAGCTGGCCGAGACGGCCGCGCAGGTGGCGGTGAGCGACGCCACGATCTTGCTGACCGGAGAGAGCGGCACCGGCAAGAGCATGCTGTCCTCCTACATTCACAGCAAAAGCCCGCGCAAGGACGGACCCTTCGTCCAGGTTACGTGCACAACGTTGAGCGAGCATCTGCTCGAGAGTGAGTTGTTCGGACATGTGCGTGGCGCGTTCACGGGCGCTATCAAGGACAAGCCCGGCCGCCTCGAAGCAGCCGCGGGCGGCACGGTGCTGCTCGATGAAATCGGCGACCTCTCGCCCGTGGTTCAATCGAAACTGTTGTACTTCCTGCAGGAGAAAACCTTCGAGCGAGTCGGCGGCACCGCGACCATCAAGGTGGATGTTCGCATCGTCGCCGCGACCAATCAGAATCTGGAACAGCTGGTCCAGCAGAAGCGCTTTCGCGAAGATCTTTACTACCGCCTTAACGTCATCGAGATACAAGTGCCGGCGCTGCGCGAACGACCCGCGGAAATTCCGCGGCTGGCCGTCCATTTCATCGAGCGGGCGGCGCTGCGCCACAAGAAGAACCCGCTCCCGCTCTCGCCCGAGGCGCAAAAGGCGCTGACTGCATATTCCTGGCCTGGCAACGTCCGCGAACTGAAGAACGTGGTTGAGCGGGCGGTGGTCCTAAGCCGCGGCGACAGCATAGCGTTGAGCGATCTTCCCGATCGCCTGCTGGCAGGTACACGAAGTCTGGATCAGAGTCAGACCCTGGAGGAAATCGAGCGGCGCCATATCGAACTGGTGCTGGAGCAGGCGGTGACGCTCGAGGAAGCCGCCGATATGCTGGGCATCAACGTCGCGACGCTATGGCGCAAGCGGCGCAAATACGGGCTGGAATAA